A genomic region of Conger conger chromosome 6, fConCon1.1, whole genome shotgun sequence contains the following coding sequences:
- the LOC133131605 gene encoding uncharacterized protein LOC133131605, translated as MEEAINALLRSQGALQKAVAELCQKTGPGTPARGPKEVLLKQTPDDEVEAYLETFERTAHLEKWPPEAWGSILAPFLSGEAQKAYRGLPPAEAHVYPTLKATILAQYGYSLPARAQRFHQWTYDPALPARAQVMALGRLTKSWLVEGDGPALLDRVVLDRCARSLAPELKKYVAQQGPRTIDGLVNLLENHQVAQEMIRATRMDSPRRPPAAVRPEPRTRPQWKEDARTEMGRRREMRRCFSCGQEGHLSRDCPGREESMATAPESGRPCHYLTTCWAHQGTAAPRLPIRIGGQDAEALLDSGSAITLVRPTLAGESRSETIAVTCIHGDVRHYPTAEVTITTPRGQFTGKVGVVENLPVAVLLGRDCPLFRSYWDERPTPGRAAANPPPRRRGHRGPHPVWVAPSGESDGEETTTPARRRPTARPHTGTTDTAQEGPTPRPPLGPESSSTGELSEFQPETERAPTEFGAAQLQDPNLAQAWKAAAYIEGVPQDGVSRPALPYFQVQNGFLYRVCRINDEKVEQLLIPQTHTSKVLYLAHTHLLGAHLGREKTQERIMARFYWPGVKRAVEDYCRQCATCQLHSPKVTYRNPLIPLPIIDVPFRRIAMDIVGPLPKSSRGHRYILVILDYATRYPEAVPLRAATGKSVARELFLLFSRVGIAEEVLTDQGSCFMSGVMKEMCKLLHINQMRTSVYHPQTDGLVERFNKTLKMMMRKMITTDGKDWDHLLPYLMFAIREVPQASTGYAPFELLYGRRPRGLLDLAKEAWEQQPSRQRSLVEHVVDMDQRMARIWPMVREHMTQAQAEQARLYNRNAQVREFQPGDKVMVLIPTSECKFLAKWHGPYEVVAKAGPVNYTVRQVGRRHTLQRYHVNLLKKWHEPVHVSAHSCLTTGGATGPPEVTTGDQLTDRQRQDLREMTASKAGD; from the exons ATGGAGGAAGCGATAAACGCCCTACTGCGCTcccaaggcgccctgcagaaagCCGTGGCAGAACTGTGCCAGAAGACGGGGCCAGGGACCCCCGCCAGAGGCCCCAAGGAGGTGCTACTAAAGCAAACGCCGGACGACGAGGTCGAGGCCTACCTGGAGACCTTTGAGCGGACGGCCCACTTAGAGAAATGGCCCCCCGAAGCCTGGGGCTCCATCCTGGCACCATTCCTCAGTGGGGAGGCCCAGAAGGCTTACCGAGGCCTACCCCCGGCCGAGGCCCAtgtctaccccaccctgaaggCTACCATCCTAGCCCAGTATGGGTACAGCCTGCCAGCCCGGGCACAGAGGTTCCATCAGTGGACCTAcgaccccgccctcccggcgAGGGCCCAGGTGATGGCCCTGGGGCGGTTGACCAAGAGCTGGCTAGTGGAGGGCGACGGACCGGCCCTCCTCGACCGGGTGGTGCTGGACCGCTGTGCCCGGAGCCTGGCACCAGAACTCAAAAAATACGTGGCCCAACAGGGGCCCCGGACCATTGATGGCCTCGTCAACCTCCTcgagaaccaccaggtggcccaGGAGATGATCCGAGCGACGAGAATGGACAGCCCCCGAAGACCTCCAGCAGCGGTCCGACCGGAGCCGCGGACCAGACCCCAGTGGAAGGAGGACGCCCGGACGGAGATGGGCCGGAGGAGGGAGATGAGGCGGTGCTTCTCCTGCGGCCAGGAGGGCCATCTAAGCCGGGACTGCCCCGGCagggaggagtccatggccacCGCTCCCGAGAGTGGCagaccctgccactacctcaccaccTGCTGGGCCCACCAGGGCACGGCAGCCCCGAGACTACCCATCAGGATCGGGGGCCAAGACGCAGAGGCCCTGCTGGACTCCGGGAGCGCCATAACGCTGGTGAGACCCACCCTAGCCGGAGAGAGTCGCAGTGAGACAATCGCCGTCACCTGTATACATGGCGATGTGCGGCACTACCCCACCGCTGAGGTAACAATAACCACCCCTAGGGGGCAATTCACAGGGAAGGTGGGCGTGGTGGAAAACTTGCCGGTGGCCGTGCTGTTGGGGCGAGATTGCCCGCTGTTCCGGAGCTACTGGGATGAGAGGCCTACACCGGGGAGGGCCGCtgccaaccccccaccccgccgTCGGGGTCACCGAGGGCCACACCCGGTCTGGGTTGCCCCGTCTGGGGAGAGTGACGGAGAGGAGACCACCACCCCCGCCCGGAGACGACCCACCGCGCGACCCCACACGGGGACCACGGACACCGCCCAGGAGGGCCCGACCCCCCGGCCACCCCTGGGGCCCGAATCCAGCAGCACCGGGGAATTGTCGGAGTTCCAACCCGAGACAGAAAGGGCCCCAACCGAGTTTGGCGCCGCCCAACTACAAGACCCCAACCTTGCCCAGGCCTGGAAGGCTGCAGCATATATCGAGGGCGTCCCACAAGACGGGGTGAGTAGACCGGCCCTACCCTATTTCCAAGTACAGAATGGCTTCCTGTATCGTGTCTGCAGGATCAACGATGAGAAGGTGGAGCAGCTGCTGATACCCCAGACGCACACCTCCAAGGTACTATATCttgcccacacccacctgttgggggcgcACCTAGGGCGCGAGAAGACGCAGGAGCGGATTATGGCCCGCTTCTACTGGCCGGGCGTCAAGAGGGCTGTAGAGGACTACTGCCGGCAGTGTGCGACGTGCCAACTGCACAGCCCGAAGGTAACATATCGCAACCCCCTGATACCCCTCCCCATCATAGATGTGCCCTTTCGCAGGATTGCCATGGACATAGTGGGACCCCTACCCAAGTCTAGCCGGGGCCACCGCTACATCCTGGTGATCCTAGACTACGCCACCCGATACCCGGAGGCGGTGCCGTTACGGGCCGCGACAGGGAAAAGTGTCGCGAGAGAGCTTTTCCTGCTGTTTAGCCGGGTGGGGATAGCAGAGGAGGTGCTGACTGACCAGGGGTCCTGCTTCATGTCTGGGGTGATGAAGGAAATGTGCAAACTGCTACACATCAACCAAATGAGGACGTCagtctaccacccccaaacgGATGGGCTGGTGGAACGGTTCAACAAGACcctgaagatgatgatgaggaagatgataaCCAccgacggtaaggactgggatcacCTACTGCCTTATTTAATGTTTGCCATACGGGAGGTCCCCCAGGCATCCACAGGATACGCCCCCTTCGAGCTACTCTACGGGAGGCGGCCCCGAGGGCTCCTGGACCTCGccaaggaggcctgggaacagcagcCGTCCAGACAGCGCTCCCTGGTGGAGCATGTGGTTGACATGGACCAACGGATGGCGCGCATCTGGCCGATGGTCCGGGAGCACATGACCCAGGCCCAGGCAGAGCAGGCCAGGCTGTACAACCGGAATGCCCAGGTGCGTGAGTTCCAGCCCGGAGACAAGGTGATGGTCCTGATCCCCACGAGTGAATGTAAgtttctggccaaatggcatggcccCTACGAGGTGGTGGCCAAGGCGGGGCCCGTCAATTACACCGTCCGACAAGTAGGGAGGAGACACACCCTCCAACGGTACCATGTCaacctgctgaaaaaatggcatgaacCTGTGCACGTCTCTGCTCACTCATGTCTGACCACAGGGGGCGCCACCGGACCACCGGAGGTGACCACGGGAGACCAGTTGACGGATAGACAGCGCCAAGATCTCCGGGAGATG ACGGCATCAAAGGCGGGCGACTAG